In Dysidea avara chromosome 3, odDysAvar1.4, whole genome shotgun sequence, a single window of DNA contains:
- the LOC136248434 gene encoding uncharacterized protein, producing the protein MLARSATPPWQCATSPDWTIIDEQLRQRLNDLHFNLSNEICDSGTAALRFSEILSELLLEFDVLRSHGHHGKHRVRKIESTVSELAAMKRNHRHQLSTNPRSFLTVMRAHNKSLRCFRKFENDRKVLRNERRFRQNPWAYAHDQCFPSKDSCEPTFPMSTAVGYFTETYAEGSVSYTGLPEWVLKSLPDSFNVPFNDSAITPGIVKGTLGRCSAKSSPGPNNITYFHLKNLPASHHFLATLFNKLLKSKTSPPMWSAARIKLLYKQNATDDPKNFRPIALTSVGFICRFPGIFEHIYSVSNIIEKAISSKSPLMMTFIDLQNAFGSVPHQYIFDMLEGVQVPAPYVSYIKSVYSHLSATIQCHQWTTPPISIRRGVFQGDTMSPIIFILTFNPLLKLAEDLNKGHGFLFQLSIPNSSDLPPVGAYIYIKWLEPGDELPGWYKAQVSEYNLDGSCKVVYDDTSSVIVSEIVLLEEVEWLPCNKRSARFVSLSTGPKQLKPRWKSELKIATSSEHSIKAYADDATLISTSKEVHTKVLTEIDSKAGDVGLKLKPSKCVSLLFDGTKFCSCGITLSGGTTKTILDGPTKFLGKLIGVSAHATKSASGKAMFARFSDLIQKVDSLPLRPEYQVWIYRNYVLSIIRFHLTVDSVGPSTINKMENLATKYLKRWLCLPRSATRVILNYPGVCCPSVRSISKQCKLSLLANISSSSDPMIKELALQVDLSSNFLQINSSHQELLNEARAQLDSIPTARKLYTASKHLAISRELTLCREKLDTLSVQCKFESSAVLEADSKLWNRLLLGFHPGQLSFVLRASSDTLPTPLNLRRWHIQTGATCSLCLSPRPTCHHVLNGCPVALQQGRFTFRHDAVLLCLMSELQACLDNVEIFADLDGKRESDSPPATIPPAVLVCYHRPDIVIYNAEMKSVVLLELTCPFNSRADLSAARERKQEKPEYLQIIAELDRLGFRQ; encoded by the exons ATGCTCGCGCGTAGCGCTACTCCCCCCTGGCAATGTGCCACTTCTCCTGACTGGACTATTATTGATGAACAACTTCGCCAAAGGTTGAATGATCTTCACTTTAACCTTAGCAACGAGATTTGTGATTCTGGAACTGCAGCATTAAGATTTTCTGAGATACTGAGTGAGCTCTTATTAGAATTTGATGTTTTACGCTCCCACGGCCATCATGGAAAGCATCGTGTAAGGAAAATTGAGTCTACCGTTTCTGAACTGGCCGCTATGAAACGTAATCACCGTCATCAGTTATCCACCAATCCTAGATCATTCTTGACCGTGATGCGTGCTCACAATAAAAGCCTCCGCTGTTTTCGAAAGTTTGAGAACGACAGGAAAGTACTTCGAAATGAGAGACGTTTTCGACAGAACCCTTGGGCATATGCCCATGATCAGTGTTTTCCATCCAAGGACTCGTGTGAGCCTACTTTTCCTATGTCCACTGCAGTTGGATATTTTACTGAAACCTATGCTGAAGGCAGTGTCTCTTACACTGGTCTCCCTGAGTGGGTACTAAAGAGTCTTCCAGATTCCTTCAATGTGCCATTTAATGATTCTGCCATTACTCCTGGAATTGTCAAGGGAACCCTTGGCCGCTGCTCAGCTAAGTCATCTCCAGGTCCTAACAACATCACATATTTCCACCTCAAGAATTTACCAGCGTCTCACCATTTTCTAGCCACCTTATTTAATAAGCTGTTAAAATCTAAAACTTCTCCACCTATGTGGTCTGCTGCTAGGATTAAGTTATTGTATAAGCAGAATGCTACAGATGATCCTAAGAACTTCAGGCCAATTGCTCTTACCTCCGTG GGCTTTATCTGCAGGTTTCCTGGAATTTTTGAACACATTTATTCTGTTTCTAACATCATAGAAAAGGCTATCTCCTCTAAATCACCGTTGATGATGACATTTATTGACCTTCAGAATGCATTTGGGTCTGTCCCTCACCAGTACATATTTGACATGTTGGAAGGAGTTCAGGTCCCAGCTCCATATGTTTCATACATTAAATCTGTTTACTCACATTTGTCTGCTACTATTCAATGCCATCAGTGGACGACTCCACCAATTTCTATTCGCCGTGGAGTGTTTCAAGGAGACACTATGTCTCCCATAATATTTATTCTCACGTTTAATCCTCTACTGAAGTTAGCAGAAGATTTGAACAAAGGCCATGGTTTCCTTTTTCAGTTGTCGATCCCTAACTCTTCCGACCTCCCTCCAGTTGGAGCATATATTTACATTAAATGGTTGGAACCAGGTGATGAACTCCCGGGGTGGTACAAGGCACAAGTTAGTGAATACAACCTGGATGGTTCATGTAAAGTAGTCTATGATGATACTTCTTCAGTGATTGTTTCTGAAATTGTCTTGCTTGAAGAAGTTGAATGGCTACCCTGTAACAAGCGTTCAGCTCGGTTTGTTTCACTGTCAACAGGACCTAAACAGTTGAAGCCTCGATGGAAATCAGAGCTTAAGATCGCTACATCTTCAGAACATTCTATCAAGGCATATGCCGATGATGCAACTTTAATCTCTACATCTAAAGAAGTTCACACTAAAGTGCTAACTGAAATAGACTCGAAAGCTGGTGATGTTGGCTTAAAACTGAAGCCATCTAAATGTGTTTCCTTATTGTTTGATGGCACAAAATTTTGTTCTTGTGGAATAACTCTATCTGGTGGTACTACCAAAACTATCTTAGATGGCCCGACCAAATTTTTGGGGAAGTTGATTGGAGTTTCTGCTCATGCTACCAAAAGTGCTTCTGGCAAAGCTATGTTTGCTAGGTTCTCTGACCTTATACAGAAAGTTGATAGTTTGCCATTAAGACCTGAGTACCAAGTATGGATTTATAGGAATTATGTTCTCTCAATCATCAGATTCCATCTCACTGTTGATAGTGTTGGACCATCCACTATCAataaaatggaaaatctagctACTAAATACCTGAAACGTTGGCTCTGTTTACCTCGCAGTGCCACTCGTGTGATCTTGAACTATCCAGGTGTTTGCTGTCCTAGTGTGCGTTCAATTTCAAAGCAGTGTAAACTTAGTTTACTTGCCAACATCTCCTCTTCATCAGATCCGATGATTAAGGAGTTGGCCTTACAAGTGGATCTTTCCTCCAATTTCCTCCAGATTAACAGTTCTCATCAGGAGTTACTCAATGAAGCCAGAGCTCAACTGGACTCTATTCCTACGGCTCGCAAGCTCTACACAGCTAGCAAACACCTTGCCATTTCTAGAGAACTGACACTATGCAGAGAGAAGCTGGACACTCTCTCTGTTCAATGTAAATTTGAATCAAGTGCTGTTCTGGAAGCTGACTCTAAGCTGTGGAATCGACTCCTGTTGGGTTTTCATCCAGGCCAGCTTTCGTTTGTGCTGCGAGCTTCATCAGATACATTACCAACTCCGTTAAATTTACGTCGCTGGCATATACAAACTGGTGCAACTTGTTCACTTTGTTTGTCACCTCGTCCAACTTGTCACCATGTGCTAAATGGGTGTCCTGTGGCTTTGCAGCAAGGCAGGTTTACTTTTCGTCATGATGCTGTTTTATTATGTTTGATGTCTGAGTTGCAGGCTtgtttggataatgtagaaatatTTGCTGATTTGGATGGCAAACGTGAGTCTGACTCTCCTCCTGCCACCATTCCCCCTGCTGTACTAGTGTGTTAT
- the LOC136251864 gene encoding G2/M phase-specific E3 ubiquitin-protein ligase-like isoform X3: protein MIFYAYQRVGAPSHRYQFQEDTVGIFWLREAYLEDEETYSDEDANLEVETCSKCFELFPIFELPEHLEVCDGRNQGQPGQNEVSETQDVDRRSREVTESRSRGDVERQLRGDEDRISNRGAERRSRGDEERRSTRGAERRSRGDEERVSTRGAERRSRGDAERRSRENEDRRNREDEERRSREDEVRSSRENEVRSSREDEERRSREDEERSREDEERMSREDVVQISSDESDSGPYTSDGNQYQSDNSGIILLSVDEQETDECILLQTCSNSVENTGNPDPQNFNNIQSIIQHLQSSLNDELSIDIRRSNLLKDALKEAKKKKFDPMKSLMVTFVGEAGIDYGGPKREFFRLLIKAFKESDIMYGGMKKFLTGNVPAIQAGHFKAMGCYAGMSIAQGGPGFPILADALFRYMTTGQTTGIKVPSEHLPLQLQSVVAEIEAANTDEQLCDIFKEPENEFLLLETGCHMLTTALKIQDKHSIVSLLIDYHCVIKPKAAIDQFIEGLHCSGVMHYVKHYPEIMEPLFCKPKIPLTAVMLKGMFSTSFSEDSNPLRATEEQSYIYFVDFLDRCEAGEGICKLEEVLIFCTGADCVPPLGFNKKIDLVFLGSQQYLPTASTCLLILRIPTCYQDADLFNEKMEMGLKGGQHNFGVV from the exons ATGATATTTTATGCTTACCAAAGAGTTGGTGCACCAAGCCACAGATACCAATTCCAAGAGGACACCGTCGGAATTTTTTGGCTGAGAGAGGCCTACTTG GAAGATGAAGAAACATACAGTGATGAGGATGCAAATCTTGAA GTTGAGACATGTTCAAAGTGCTTTGAGTTGTTTCCAATTTTCGAACTGCCTGAGCATTTGGAAGTTTGTGATGG ACGAAATCAAGGACAACCTGGACAGAATGAGGTTTCAGAGACCCAAGATGTAGACAGAAGGTCGAGGGAAGTCACTGAGAGTAGGTCAAGGGGAGATGTAGAGAGACAGTTAAGGGGAGATGAAGATAGGATATCAAACAGAGGTGCAGAGAGGAGATCAAGGGGAGATGAAGAGAGGAGATCAACCAGAGGTGCAGAGAGGAGATCAAGAGGAGATGAAGAGAGGGTATCAACCAGAGGTGCAGAGCGGAGATCAAGGGGAGATGCAGAGAGGAG GTCAAGGGAAAATGAAGATAGGAGGAATAGGGAAGATGAAGAAAGAAGGTCCAGGGAAGATGAAGTGAGGAGTTCAAGGGAAAATGAAGTGAGGAGTTCAAGGGAAGATGAAGAGAGGAGGTCAAGGGAAGATGAAGAGAGGTCAAGGGAAGACGAAGAGAGGATGTCAAGGGAAGATGTAGTACAAATAAG TAGTGATGAGAGTGATAGTGGACCTTATACGAGTGATGGAAATCAGTATCAAAGTGATAACAG TGGTATAATTCTACTAAGTGTTGATGAGCAAGAGACAGATGAGTGTATATTGCTACAAACTTGTAGTAATAGTGTAGAAAATACTGGAAATCCTGACCCTCAAAATTTTaacaa CATACAGTCAATCATACAGCATCTTCAATCATCTTTAAATGATGAACTCAGCATTGACATTCGACGCAGCAACTTATTAAAGGATGCTTTAAAAGAAGCAAAGAAGAAGAAGTTTGATCCAATGAAGTCTCTAATG GTCACATTTGTTGGTGAGGCTGGAATAGACTATGGCGGCCCAAAACGTGAATTCTTTCGTTTGCTAATTAAAGCATTCAAAGAATCAGACATCATGTATGGTGGGATGAAGAAGTTTCTCACTGGTAATGTTCCAGCAATCCAG GCTGGGCATTTCAAAGCAATGGGATGTTATGCTGGAATGTCCATTGCTCAAGGTGGGCCAGGATTTCCTATCCTTGCTGATGCTCTATTTCGTTACATGACCACTGGTCAGACAACCGGAATTAAAGTGCCAAGTGAACACTTACCACTGCAACTCCAATCTGTTGTTGCTGAG ATTGAAGCTGCAAATACAGATGAACAGTTATGTGACATTTTTAAAGAGCCTGAAAATGAATTTCTGTTGCTAGAGACTGGCTGCCACATGCTAACTACTGCTTTAAAGATACAAGATAAACATAGCATTGTATCTTTATTAATTGATTATCACTGTGTCATTAAGCCAAAGGCAGCCATTGACCAATTTATTGAAGGGCTGCACTGCAGTGGTGTCATGCATTATGTTAAGCACTACCCGGAAATAATGGAGCCTCTATTTTGTAAACCAAAGATACCACTGACTGCAG TAATGTTAAAAGGAATGTTTAGCACATCCTTTTCAGAAGATAGCAACCCACTCAGAGCAACAGAGGAGCAAtcatatatatattttgttGACTTCCTGGACAGATGTGAAG CTGGTGAAGGCATATGTAAGCTGGAGGAAGTGTTGATCTTCTGCACTGGTGCAGACTGCGTACCACCCTTAGGATTTAATAAAAAGATTGACCTTGTCTTCTTGGGCTCCCAACAATATTTGCCAACTGCATCTACCTGTTTGTTGATTCTGAGGATACCTACATGCTACCAGGATGCAGATTTGTTTAATGAAAAGATGGAGATGGGTTTGAAAGGGGGTCAGCATAATTTTGGAGTTGTGTAG
- the LOC136251864 gene encoding G2/M phase-specific E3 ubiquitin-protein ligase-like isoform X1, whose translation MIFYAYQRVGAPSHRYQFQEDTVGIFWLREAYLEDEETYSDEDANLEVETCSKCFELFPIFELPEHLEVCDGIGDSDEDLLIPFPSRRNQGQPGQNEVSETQDVDRRSREVTESRSRGDVERQLRGDEDRISNRGAERRSRGDEERRSTRGAERRSRGDEERVSTRGAERRSRGDAERRSRENEDRRNREDEERRSREDEVRSSRENEVRSSREDEERRSREDEERSREDEERMSREDVVQISSDESDSGPYTSDGNQYQSDNSGIILLSVDEQETDECILLQTCSNSVENTGNPDPQNFNNIQSIIQHLQSSLNDELSIDIRRSNLLKDALKEAKKKKFDPMKSLMVTFVGEAGIDYGGPKREFFRLLIKAFKESDIMYGGMKKFLTGNVPAIQAGHFKAMGCYAGMSIAQGGPGFPILADALFRYMTTGQTTGIKVPSEHLPLQLQSVVAEIEAANTDEQLCDIFKEPENEFLLLETGCHMLTTALKIQDKHSIVSLLIDYHCVIKPKAAIDQFIEGLHCSGVMHYVKHYPEIMEPLFCKPKIPLTAVMLKGMFSTSFSEDSNPLRATEEQSYIYFVDFLDRCEAGEGICKLEEVLIFCTGADCVPPLGFNKKIDLVFLGSQQYLPTASTCLLILRIPTCYQDADLFNEKMEMGLKGGQHNFGVV comes from the exons ATGATATTTTATGCTTACCAAAGAGTTGGTGCACCAAGCCACAGATACCAATTCCAAGAGGACACCGTCGGAATTTTTTGGCTGAGAGAGGCCTACTTG GAAGATGAAGAAACATACAGTGATGAGGATGCAAATCTTGAA GTTGAGACATGTTCAAAGTGCTTTGAGTTGTTTCCAATTTTCGAACTGCCTGAGCATTTGGAAGTTTGTGATGG TATTGGAGATAGTGATGAAGATTTATTAATACCATTTCCATCAAGACGAAATCAAGGACAACCTGGACAGAATGAGGTTTCAGAGACCCAAGATGTAGACAGAAGGTCGAGGGAAGTCACTGAGAGTAGGTCAAGGGGAGATGTAGAGAGACAGTTAAGGGGAGATGAAGATAGGATATCAAACAGAGGTGCAGAGAGGAGATCAAGGGGAGATGAAGAGAGGAGATCAACCAGAGGTGCAGAGAGGAGATCAAGAGGAGATGAAGAGAGGGTATCAACCAGAGGTGCAGAGCGGAGATCAAGGGGAGATGCAGAGAGGAG GTCAAGGGAAAATGAAGATAGGAGGAATAGGGAAGATGAAGAAAGAAGGTCCAGGGAAGATGAAGTGAGGAGTTCAAGGGAAAATGAAGTGAGGAGTTCAAGGGAAGATGAAGAGAGGAGGTCAAGGGAAGATGAAGAGAGGTCAAGGGAAGACGAAGAGAGGATGTCAAGGGAAGATGTAGTACAAATAAG TAGTGATGAGAGTGATAGTGGACCTTATACGAGTGATGGAAATCAGTATCAAAGTGATAACAG TGGTATAATTCTACTAAGTGTTGATGAGCAAGAGACAGATGAGTGTATATTGCTACAAACTTGTAGTAATAGTGTAGAAAATACTGGAAATCCTGACCCTCAAAATTTTaacaa CATACAGTCAATCATACAGCATCTTCAATCATCTTTAAATGATGAACTCAGCATTGACATTCGACGCAGCAACTTATTAAAGGATGCTTTAAAAGAAGCAAAGAAGAAGAAGTTTGATCCAATGAAGTCTCTAATG GTCACATTTGTTGGTGAGGCTGGAATAGACTATGGCGGCCCAAAACGTGAATTCTTTCGTTTGCTAATTAAAGCATTCAAAGAATCAGACATCATGTATGGTGGGATGAAGAAGTTTCTCACTGGTAATGTTCCAGCAATCCAG GCTGGGCATTTCAAAGCAATGGGATGTTATGCTGGAATGTCCATTGCTCAAGGTGGGCCAGGATTTCCTATCCTTGCTGATGCTCTATTTCGTTACATGACCACTGGTCAGACAACCGGAATTAAAGTGCCAAGTGAACACTTACCACTGCAACTCCAATCTGTTGTTGCTGAG ATTGAAGCTGCAAATACAGATGAACAGTTATGTGACATTTTTAAAGAGCCTGAAAATGAATTTCTGTTGCTAGAGACTGGCTGCCACATGCTAACTACTGCTTTAAAGATACAAGATAAACATAGCATTGTATCTTTATTAATTGATTATCACTGTGTCATTAAGCCAAAGGCAGCCATTGACCAATTTATTGAAGGGCTGCACTGCAGTGGTGTCATGCATTATGTTAAGCACTACCCGGAAATAATGGAGCCTCTATTTTGTAAACCAAAGATACCACTGACTGCAG TAATGTTAAAAGGAATGTTTAGCACATCCTTTTCAGAAGATAGCAACCCACTCAGAGCAACAGAGGAGCAAtcatatatatattttgttGACTTCCTGGACAGATGTGAAG CTGGTGAAGGCATATGTAAGCTGGAGGAAGTGTTGATCTTCTGCACTGGTGCAGACTGCGTACCACCCTTAGGATTTAATAAAAAGATTGACCTTGTCTTCTTGGGCTCCCAACAATATTTGCCAACTGCATCTACCTGTTTGTTGATTCTGAGGATACCTACATGCTACCAGGATGCAGATTTGTTTAATGAAAAGATGGAGATGGGTTTGAAAGGGGGTCAGCATAATTTTGGAGTTGTGTAG
- the LOC136251864 gene encoding G2/M phase-specific E3 ubiquitin-protein ligase-like isoform X2: MIFYAYQRVGAPSHRYQFQEDTVGIFWLREAYLEDEETYSDEDANLEVETCSKCFELFPIFELPEHLEVCDGIGDSDEDLLIPFPSRRNQGQPGQNEVSETQDVDRRSREVTESRSRGDVERQLRGDEDRISNRGAERRSRGDEERRSTRGAERRSRGDEERVSTRGAERRSRGDAERRSRENEDRRNREDEERRSREDEVRSSRENEVRSSREDEERRSREDEERSREDEERMSREDVVQISDESDSGPYTSDGNQYQSDNSGIILLSVDEQETDECILLQTCSNSVENTGNPDPQNFNNIQSIIQHLQSSLNDELSIDIRRSNLLKDALKEAKKKKFDPMKSLMVTFVGEAGIDYGGPKREFFRLLIKAFKESDIMYGGMKKFLTGNVPAIQAGHFKAMGCYAGMSIAQGGPGFPILADALFRYMTTGQTTGIKVPSEHLPLQLQSVVAEIEAANTDEQLCDIFKEPENEFLLLETGCHMLTTALKIQDKHSIVSLLIDYHCVIKPKAAIDQFIEGLHCSGVMHYVKHYPEIMEPLFCKPKIPLTAVMLKGMFSTSFSEDSNPLRATEEQSYIYFVDFLDRCEAGEGICKLEEVLIFCTGADCVPPLGFNKKIDLVFLGSQQYLPTASTCLLILRIPTCYQDADLFNEKMEMGLKGGQHNFGVV, translated from the exons ATGATATTTTATGCTTACCAAAGAGTTGGTGCACCAAGCCACAGATACCAATTCCAAGAGGACACCGTCGGAATTTTTTGGCTGAGAGAGGCCTACTTG GAAGATGAAGAAACATACAGTGATGAGGATGCAAATCTTGAA GTTGAGACATGTTCAAAGTGCTTTGAGTTGTTTCCAATTTTCGAACTGCCTGAGCATTTGGAAGTTTGTGATGG TATTGGAGATAGTGATGAAGATTTATTAATACCATTTCCATCAAGACGAAATCAAGGACAACCTGGACAGAATGAGGTTTCAGAGACCCAAGATGTAGACAGAAGGTCGAGGGAAGTCACTGAGAGTAGGTCAAGGGGAGATGTAGAGAGACAGTTAAGGGGAGATGAAGATAGGATATCAAACAGAGGTGCAGAGAGGAGATCAAGGGGAGATGAAGAGAGGAGATCAACCAGAGGTGCAGAGAGGAGATCAAGAGGAGATGAAGAGAGGGTATCAACCAGAGGTGCAGAGCGGAGATCAAGGGGAGATGCAGAGAGGAG GTCAAGGGAAAATGAAGATAGGAGGAATAGGGAAGATGAAGAAAGAAGGTCCAGGGAAGATGAAGTGAGGAGTTCAAGGGAAAATGAAGTGAGGAGTTCAAGGGAAGATGAAGAGAGGAGGTCAAGGGAAGATGAAGAGAGGTCAAGGGAAGACGAAGAGAGGATGTCAAGGGAAGATGTAGTACAAATAAG TGATGAGAGTGATAGTGGACCTTATACGAGTGATGGAAATCAGTATCAAAGTGATAACAG TGGTATAATTCTACTAAGTGTTGATGAGCAAGAGACAGATGAGTGTATATTGCTACAAACTTGTAGTAATAGTGTAGAAAATACTGGAAATCCTGACCCTCAAAATTTTaacaa CATACAGTCAATCATACAGCATCTTCAATCATCTTTAAATGATGAACTCAGCATTGACATTCGACGCAGCAACTTATTAAAGGATGCTTTAAAAGAAGCAAAGAAGAAGAAGTTTGATCCAATGAAGTCTCTAATG GTCACATTTGTTGGTGAGGCTGGAATAGACTATGGCGGCCCAAAACGTGAATTCTTTCGTTTGCTAATTAAAGCATTCAAAGAATCAGACATCATGTATGGTGGGATGAAGAAGTTTCTCACTGGTAATGTTCCAGCAATCCAG GCTGGGCATTTCAAAGCAATGGGATGTTATGCTGGAATGTCCATTGCTCAAGGTGGGCCAGGATTTCCTATCCTTGCTGATGCTCTATTTCGTTACATGACCACTGGTCAGACAACCGGAATTAAAGTGCCAAGTGAACACTTACCACTGCAACTCCAATCTGTTGTTGCTGAG ATTGAAGCTGCAAATACAGATGAACAGTTATGTGACATTTTTAAAGAGCCTGAAAATGAATTTCTGTTGCTAGAGACTGGCTGCCACATGCTAACTACTGCTTTAAAGATACAAGATAAACATAGCATTGTATCTTTATTAATTGATTATCACTGTGTCATTAAGCCAAAGGCAGCCATTGACCAATTTATTGAAGGGCTGCACTGCAGTGGTGTCATGCATTATGTTAAGCACTACCCGGAAATAATGGAGCCTCTATTTTGTAAACCAAAGATACCACTGACTGCAG TAATGTTAAAAGGAATGTTTAGCACATCCTTTTCAGAAGATAGCAACCCACTCAGAGCAACAGAGGAGCAAtcatatatatattttgttGACTTCCTGGACAGATGTGAAG CTGGTGAAGGCATATGTAAGCTGGAGGAAGTGTTGATCTTCTGCACTGGTGCAGACTGCGTACCACCCTTAGGATTTAATAAAAAGATTGACCTTGTCTTCTTGGGCTCCCAACAATATTTGCCAACTGCATCTACCTGTTTGTTGATTCTGAGGATACCTACATGCTACCAGGATGCAGATTTGTTTAATGAAAAGATGGAGATGGGTTTGAAAGGGGGTCAGCATAATTTTGGAGTTGTGTAG
- the LOC136251864 gene encoding G2/M phase-specific E3 ubiquitin-protein ligase-like isoform X4 encodes MIIYIQALNPLPFVLEDEETYSDEDANLEVETCSKCFELFPIFELPEHLEVCDGIGDSDEDLLIPFPSRRNQGQPGQNEVSETQDVDRRSREVTESRSRGDVERQLRGDEDRISNRGAERRSRGDEERRSTRGAERRSRGDEERVSTRGAERRSRGDAERRSRENEDRRNREDEERRSREDEVRSSRENEVRSSREDEERRSREDEERSREDEERMSREDVVQISSDESDSGPYTSDGNQYQSDNSGIILLSVDEQETDECILLQTCSNSVENTGNPDPQNFNNIQSIIQHLQSSLNDELSIDIRRSNLLKDALKEAKKKKFDPMKSLMVTFVGEAGIDYGGPKREFFRLLIKAFKESDIMYGGMKKFLTGNVPAIQAGHFKAMGCYAGMSIAQGGPGFPILADALFRYMTTGQTTGIKVPSEHLPLQLQSVVAEIEAANTDEQLCDIFKEPENEFLLLETGCHMLTTALKIQDKHSIVSLLIDYHCVIKPKAAIDQFIEGLHCSGVMHYVKHYPEIMEPLFCKPKIPLTAVMLKGMFSTSFSEDSNPLRATEEQSYIYFVDFLDRCEAGEGICKLEEVLIFCTGADCVPPLGFNKKIDLVFLGSQQYLPTASTCLLILRIPTCYQDADLFNEKMEMGLKGGQHNFGVV; translated from the exons ATGATTATCTACATCCAGGCACTGAACCCTTTGCCATTTGTATTG GAAGATGAAGAAACATACAGTGATGAGGATGCAAATCTTGAA GTTGAGACATGTTCAAAGTGCTTTGAGTTGTTTCCAATTTTCGAACTGCCTGAGCATTTGGAAGTTTGTGATGG TATTGGAGATAGTGATGAAGATTTATTAATACCATTTCCATCAAGACGAAATCAAGGACAACCTGGACAGAATGAGGTTTCAGAGACCCAAGATGTAGACAGAAGGTCGAGGGAAGTCACTGAGAGTAGGTCAAGGGGAGATGTAGAGAGACAGTTAAGGGGAGATGAAGATAGGATATCAAACAGAGGTGCAGAGAGGAGATCAAGGGGAGATGAAGAGAGGAGATCAACCAGAGGTGCAGAGAGGAGATCAAGAGGAGATGAAGAGAGGGTATCAACCAGAGGTGCAGAGCGGAGATCAAGGGGAGATGCAGAGAGGAG GTCAAGGGAAAATGAAGATAGGAGGAATAGGGAAGATGAAGAAAGAAGGTCCAGGGAAGATGAAGTGAGGAGTTCAAGGGAAAATGAAGTGAGGAGTTCAAGGGAAGATGAAGAGAGGAGGTCAAGGGAAGATGAAGAGAGGTCAAGGGAAGACGAAGAGAGGATGTCAAGGGAAGATGTAGTACAAATAAG TAGTGATGAGAGTGATAGTGGACCTTATACGAGTGATGGAAATCAGTATCAAAGTGATAACAG TGGTATAATTCTACTAAGTGTTGATGAGCAAGAGACAGATGAGTGTATATTGCTACAAACTTGTAGTAATAGTGTAGAAAATACTGGAAATCCTGACCCTCAAAATTTTaacaa CATACAGTCAATCATACAGCATCTTCAATCATCTTTAAATGATGAACTCAGCATTGACATTCGACGCAGCAACTTATTAAAGGATGCTTTAAAAGAAGCAAAGAAGAAGAAGTTTGATCCAATGAAGTCTCTAATG GTCACATTTGTTGGTGAGGCTGGAATAGACTATGGCGGCCCAAAACGTGAATTCTTTCGTTTGCTAATTAAAGCATTCAAAGAATCAGACATCATGTATGGTGGGATGAAGAAGTTTCTCACTGGTAATGTTCCAGCAATCCAG GCTGGGCATTTCAAAGCAATGGGATGTTATGCTGGAATGTCCATTGCTCAAGGTGGGCCAGGATTTCCTATCCTTGCTGATGCTCTATTTCGTTACATGACCACTGGTCAGACAACCGGAATTAAAGTGCCAAGTGAACACTTACCACTGCAACTCCAATCTGTTGTTGCTGAG ATTGAAGCTGCAAATACAGATGAACAGTTATGTGACATTTTTAAAGAGCCTGAAAATGAATTTCTGTTGCTAGAGACTGGCTGCCACATGCTAACTACTGCTTTAAAGATACAAGATAAACATAGCATTGTATCTTTATTAATTGATTATCACTGTGTCATTAAGCCAAAGGCAGCCATTGACCAATTTATTGAAGGGCTGCACTGCAGTGGTGTCATGCATTATGTTAAGCACTACCCGGAAATAATGGAGCCTCTATTTTGTAAACCAAAGATACCACTGACTGCAG TAATGTTAAAAGGAATGTTTAGCACATCCTTTTCAGAAGATAGCAACCCACTCAGAGCAACAGAGGAGCAAtcatatatatattttgttGACTTCCTGGACAGATGTGAAG CTGGTGAAGGCATATGTAAGCTGGAGGAAGTGTTGATCTTCTGCACTGGTGCAGACTGCGTACCACCCTTAGGATTTAATAAAAAGATTGACCTTGTCTTCTTGGGCTCCCAACAATATTTGCCAACTGCATCTACCTGTTTGTTGATTCTGAGGATACCTACATGCTACCAGGATGCAGATTTGTTTAATGAAAAGATGGAGATGGGTTTGAAAGGGGGTCAGCATAATTTTGGAGTTGTGTAG